Proteins encoded together in one uncultured Desulfosarcina sp. window:
- a CDS encoding ISNCY family transposase: MREKQQKQMPLISLPTGHPREVELEMISKILDKTPNIYDHVLQDLNGGLKIERQRTGANGMSAEQVTRAAIVMKLFNFTYEDLAFHISDSRSLRRFCRIGIFDKGFKKSALNENIKRICPETWELISLDLLAYAKDNNIEKGRTTRVDCTVVESNIHPPCDSMQLYDAVRVLARLLTQARDDFKIKIVFTDHRRRAKRRMTAIQYAKGKKQRLSPYKDLLKVTQKSIGYAIKAEETIGGICTTNFELLGLLNSIKHYSDLARQVYDQTYRRVIQGESVSADQKVFSIFEEHTDIIIKDRRDNHYGHKICLTGGASNLILDCVVLEGNPADSTLVEQMLDRQKSAYGRYPLKVALDGGFASKGNLNTAKAKGVKDVCFAKKRGLEEIDMCRSHYVYKKLRQFRAGIESGISWLKRSFGLTRCTWKGFRSFKSYVLSSVVAANLLTIARKQLAPAG, from the coding sequence ATGCGCGAGAAACAACAAAAACAAATGCCGCTGATAAGTCTCCCCACGGGTCATCCCAGAGAAGTAGAACTGGAGATGATCAGCAAAATCCTGGACAAGACTCCTAACATTTACGATCATGTTCTGCAAGACCTCAACGGTGGCCTCAAGATAGAACGTCAACGAACCGGGGCCAACGGTATGAGTGCCGAGCAGGTGACCCGCGCCGCGATTGTGATGAAGCTTTTCAACTTCACCTATGAAGACCTCGCCTTTCATATTTCCGATTCCAGATCGCTCAGACGGTTTTGCAGAATCGGTATTTTCGATAAGGGCTTCAAGAAATCCGCCCTGAATGAAAATATCAAAAGGATCTGCCCTGAGACCTGGGAGCTTATTTCCCTGGACCTGTTGGCATATGCGAAGGACAACAACATCGAAAAAGGCAGAACGACCCGAGTCGATTGTACCGTCGTCGAGAGCAACATCCACCCTCCTTGCGATTCCATGCAGTTGTATGACGCTGTGCGCGTGCTCGCGCGGTTGTTGACTCAAGCCCGGGATGACTTCAAAATTAAAATCGTTTTCACGGATCATCGTCGCCGTGCAAAAAGGCGGATGACCGCCATCCAATACGCAAAAGGGAAAAAGCAACGACTGTCTCCGTATAAAGACCTGCTCAAGGTCACCCAAAAGTCCATCGGTTACGCGATCAAAGCCGAAGAAACGATAGGCGGAATCTGCACAACCAATTTTGAATTGCTTGGCTTATTGAACAGCATCAAACATTACAGCGATTTGGCCCGTCAGGTCTACGACCAGACCTATCGCCGGGTTATTCAAGGCGAAAGCGTATCGGCCGACCAGAAGGTATTCTCGATTTTCGAGGAACACACGGACATCATCATCAAAGACCGCCGGGATAACCATTATGGCCATAAGATTTGCCTGACCGGTGGAGCCTCGAACCTTATCCTCGATTGTGTCGTTCTTGAGGGCAATCCCGCAGATAGCACACTGGTTGAACAGATGCTGGATCGCCAGAAATCGGCTTACGGACGCTACCCGCTGAAAGTTGCCCTGGACGGTGGCTTTGCATCCAAAGGCAATCTGAACACGGCCAAGGCCAAAGGCGTCAAAGATGTCTGCTTTGCCAAAAAACGGGGTCTTGAAGAGATTGACATGTGTCGCAGTCACTATGTTTACAAAAAGCTCAGACAGTTCCGTGCCGGTATCGAATCGGGCATATCCTGGCTCAAACGCAGTTTCGGCTTGACCCGGTGCACGTGGAAAGGTTTTCGTTCTTTTAAAAGCTACGTGCTTTCGTCGGTGGTCGCGGCCAACCTGCTGACGATCGCTCGAAAGCAATTGGCTCCTGCTGGATAA